A region of Burkholderiales bacterium JOSHI_001 DNA encodes the following proteins:
- a CDS encoding membrane-fusion protein → MKHPIWSFNDSLRGLVPAALAASLFLAPMAYAAPGAHGPNGEHLDAPGAAVHASGLARLPDGSVNVPKLAQRRMAIRTVLAPESEAAATVEMPGRVVMDPNASGRVQAVHGGRIEPGPKGLPVAGQAFKRGDVLAYVRHHAEPYALGSQQAQLAELKAQRQLAEQRVQRLEGLEGTVPRKEIDAARVEATSLAERERSIGGSLASREALTAPISGVIARADLVVGQVVEPRDVLFEVVDPARMLVEATTADAGLSARVAGASLQGLPEVALRLLGASRSMRDGVLPITFAVSASKPGAALPLAIGQPVTVVAQSKERIKGVVLPAQAVVRNPSNEPIVWIKSGAERFIAQPVQFRPLDATTVVITQGLSADNRVVVQGAPLIAQIR, encoded by the coding sequence ATGAAGCACCCGATCTGGTCGTTCAACGACAGCCTGCGCGGGCTGGTTCCCGCGGCGCTGGCCGCTAGCCTGTTCCTGGCGCCCATGGCTTACGCCGCTCCCGGCGCACACGGCCCCAACGGCGAGCACCTCGACGCCCCCGGCGCGGCCGTCCATGCGTCGGGGCTGGCGCGCCTGCCCGATGGCAGCGTCAACGTGCCCAAGCTCGCCCAGCGGCGCATGGCCATCCGCACGGTGCTGGCACCTGAGTCCGAGGCCGCGGCGACGGTCGAGATGCCGGGCCGCGTGGTCATGGACCCGAACGCCAGCGGGCGCGTGCAGGCCGTGCACGGCGGCCGCATCGAGCCCGGGCCCAAGGGCCTGCCGGTCGCGGGTCAAGCCTTCAAGCGCGGCGACGTGCTGGCCTACGTGCGCCATCACGCTGAGCCCTACGCACTCGGCAGCCAGCAAGCCCAGCTGGCCGAGCTCAAGGCGCAGCGGCAGCTGGCCGAGCAGCGCGTGCAACGCCTGGAAGGCCTGGAGGGCACCGTACCGCGCAAGGAGATCGATGCCGCACGCGTCGAGGCGACGAGCCTGGCCGAGCGCGAGCGCAGCATCGGCGGTAGCCTGGCGTCCCGTGAAGCCTTGACCGCACCGATCAGTGGCGTGATTGCGCGCGCCGATCTCGTCGTCGGCCAGGTCGTCGAACCGCGGGACGTGCTGTTCGAAGTGGTCGATCCGGCGCGCATGCTGGTCGAGGCCACCACCGCCGACGCCGGCCTGTCCGCCCGTGTGGCCGGCGCGTCGCTGCAGGGTCTGCCGGAAGTGGCACTGCGCCTGCTGGGTGCATCGCGCTCGATGCGTGACGGGGTGCTGCCGATCACGTTCGCCGTGAGTGCATCCAAGCCGGGCGCTGCCTTGCCACTCGCCATTGGCCAGCCGGTCACCGTCGTGGCGCAATCGAAGGAACGCATCAAGGGCGTGGTGCTGCCAGCGCAGGCCGTAGTGCGCAACCCGTCCAACGAGCCCATCGTCTGGATCAAGTCGGGCGCCGAGCGCTTCATCGCGCAGCCCGTGCAGTTCAGGCCGCTCGATGCGACTACCGTGGTCATCACCCAGGGCCTCAGCGCGGACAACCGCGTCGTTGTCCAGGGTGCGCCACTGATCGCGCAGATCCGCTGA